In Arthrobacter woluwensis, a single genomic region encodes these proteins:
- a CDS encoding APC family permease — protein MQSTTTEAKAPDSLAPGRLGTVDIVFFVVSAAAPLTVAASAAPLSFFLGGIGAPGAMLASGAVLILFAIGFTAMSRFVRNTGAFYAYAAAGLGKPVGIGVAFVTVMAYAFLLIGFYALLGFFADLTFGNLFGIHLHWGVWSALSVLLIGLLGYRRIDVGAKVLAVLLTAEVLILLIVSIAAIVENGAHIAEATAASFNPVNIFFVPGASVLFVFGFGAFLGFEGTVIYAEEAKQADRTVPRATYLAIAFLAVFYAFTFWALTVAFGADGVLALANSDKLEEMMFIAGEQSLGAWAGVVLQILVITSFFACALAFHNACARYVFSLGRERLLPTVFSRTHHRMRSPHVASLALTGVSLVVMIAGALSGTDPYLGLSLWTYAAGVAGLVFAQGVAAVSVIGFFRKDRRGHGVWRVVVAPVLGALGLIAAFAIIVSHFDIVSGMTGPVNLLLIGVVPLVFVGGVIAGLVMQRRSPERYAALNATVVVSAPQERAAASAPVAAEEPVA, from the coding sequence ATGCAGAGCACGACCACCGAGGCCAAGGCCCCGGATTCCCTCGCACCCGGGAGACTGGGCACCGTCGACATCGTCTTCTTCGTCGTGTCCGCGGCGGCGCCACTCACGGTGGCCGCGAGCGCGGCGCCGCTGTCGTTCTTCCTTGGCGGGATCGGGGCGCCGGGAGCCATGCTCGCGAGCGGCGCGGTCCTGATCCTCTTCGCCATCGGCTTCACGGCCATGTCCCGGTTCGTCCGCAACACGGGCGCCTTCTACGCCTACGCGGCCGCCGGGCTGGGCAAGCCGGTGGGCATCGGCGTCGCCTTCGTCACCGTGATGGCATACGCGTTCCTCCTCATCGGCTTCTACGCCCTGCTCGGATTCTTCGCGGACCTGACGTTCGGGAATCTGTTCGGCATCCACCTGCACTGGGGCGTCTGGTCGGCGCTCTCGGTGCTCCTGATCGGGCTGCTGGGCTACCGTCGCATCGACGTCGGGGCGAAGGTCCTGGCAGTGCTGCTCACCGCCGAGGTCCTCATCCTCCTCATCGTCTCGATCGCGGCGATCGTGGAGAACGGCGCCCACATCGCCGAGGCCACGGCCGCCTCGTTCAACCCCGTCAACATCTTCTTCGTCCCGGGCGCCAGCGTCCTGTTCGTCTTCGGCTTCGGGGCGTTCCTCGGCTTCGAGGGGACCGTCATCTACGCGGAGGAGGCGAAGCAGGCCGACCGCACGGTCCCCCGCGCGACCTATCTGGCCATCGCGTTCCTCGCCGTCTTCTACGCCTTCACGTTCTGGGCCCTCACCGTCGCGTTCGGCGCGGACGGCGTGCTGGCGCTCGCCAACTCGGACAAGCTCGAGGAGATGATGTTCATCGCCGGCGAGCAGTCGCTGGGAGCCTGGGCCGGCGTCGTGCTCCAGATCCTGGTCATCACCAGCTTCTTCGCCTGCGCGCTCGCCTTCCACAACGCCTGTGCGCGGTATGTGTTCTCTCTCGGCCGCGAGCGCCTGCTGCCGACGGTGTTCTCCCGCACGCACCACCGCATGCGGTCGCCGCATGTCGCGAGCCTGGCGCTGACGGGCGTCAGCCTGGTGGTCATGATCGCCGGGGCGCTCTCCGGAACGGACCCGTATCTCGGGCTGAGCCTGTGGACGTACGCCGCGGGCGTGGCGGGTCTGGTCTTCGCCCAGGGCGTGGCCGCGGTCTCCGTGATCGGCTTCTTCCGGAAGGACCGGCGGGGCCATGGGGTGTGGCGTGTGGTCGTCGCACCGGTGCTCGGCGCCCTGGGGCTCATCGCCGCGTTCGCCATCATCGTCTCGCACTTCGATATCGTGTCCGGCATGACCGGCCCTGTGAATCTCCTGCTGATCGGCGTCGTGCCGCTCGTCTTCGTGGGCGGTGTGATCGCCGGCCTCGTGATGCAGCGGCGCTCCCCCGAACGCTACGCCGCCCTCAATGCCACCGTGGTGGTCTCGGCGCCCCAAGAGCGCGCCGCCGCGTCCGCGCCGGTGGCGGCCGAGGAGCCGGTGGCATGA
- a CDS encoding TetR/AcrR family transcriptional regulator: protein MRAKSRQRRQDLIAAASSVIAEHGIANASVRAVAERAEVSTGSVLYHFESFDQLVMEAVKGVIDEFSEQRRRLIDGVSDPVERLRLMIEAGIPEHISDELRIVYQVVSAAQDNPHYRRNLALVVERQVALYEIVLEVGTALGAFRPRMEIHAIAENLVALEDAYDLYLIDPDDWQRDRYLRNTLLFAELALDCTLITPGPSEPSTPTPSTSPTSEEQQ from the coding sequence ATGAGGGCCAAGAGCAGACAGCGCCGCCAGGACCTCATCGCTGCCGCGAGCAGCGTGATCGCCGAACACGGCATCGCCAACGCCAGCGTGCGCGCGGTCGCCGAGCGCGCCGAGGTCAGCACGGGCAGCGTCCTGTACCACTTCGAGAGTTTCGACCAGCTGGTCATGGAGGCCGTGAAGGGCGTCATCGACGAGTTCAGCGAACAGCGACGGCGTCTGATCGACGGCGTCTCCGACCCGGTCGAACGGCTCCGCCTCATGATCGAGGCCGGGATCCCCGAGCACATCAGCGACGAACTGCGGATCGTGTACCAAGTGGTGTCCGCGGCCCAGGACAACCCGCACTACCGGCGCAATCTGGCGCTCGTGGTGGAACGGCAGGTCGCCCTGTACGAGATCGTGCTCGAAGTCGGCACGGCTCTCGGAGCGTTCCGGCCCCGCATGGAGATCCATGCGATCGCGGAGAACCTGGTGGCCCTCGAGGACGCCTACGACCTCTACCTCATCGACCCCGACGACTGGCAGCGTGACCGCTATCTGCGGAACACCCTCCTCTTCGCGGAGCTCGCCCTGGACTGCACGCTCATCACGCCCGGCCCGTCCGAACCGTCTACGCCCACCCCGTCCACATCACCCACCTCCGAGGAGCAGCAGTGA
- a CDS encoding DmpA family aminopeptidase, producing MTAPLSDPSTSRPSGTAPLGAAPRARDLGIPFDGEPGPWNAITDVPGLEVGYATLIEDGPVVTRTGVTAILPRGKAAAGSPCAAGLAVLNGNGELTGSTWIEESGQFQTPIALTNSHAVGAVHRGIDRWMAEHHPAVAAQWMLPVVGETWDGYLNSINADTVRPEHAAAALDAARTGPIAEGNVGGGTGMNCYGFKGGTGTASRVVRSGDDSWTVGVLLQANFGSRKELRVAGRRLGRDSQAPDPMTTTDWFERDTASPAHAVAGAGSVIVIVATDAPMLPDQCRALARRVSLGLARTGTTGSHFSGDIFLAFSTANEGGLGSRMGAGGVVIEQLAQVAWGSMDPFYEAVVEATEEAVLNALVAARDMVGRAGHRSHALPHEEVRAAFAS from the coding sequence GTGACCGCACCCCTTTCCGATCCGAGCACGAGCCGTCCGTCCGGGACCGCTCCGCTCGGCGCCGCGCCGCGGGCCCGGGATCTCGGCATCCCGTTCGACGGCGAGCCCGGACCGTGGAACGCGATCACCGACGTGCCGGGCCTGGAGGTCGGGTACGCGACGCTGATCGAGGACGGACCCGTGGTGACCCGCACCGGCGTCACGGCGATCCTGCCGCGGGGCAAGGCGGCCGCCGGGTCGCCCTGCGCGGCCGGACTCGCCGTCCTGAACGGCAACGGCGAGCTGACCGGGAGCACCTGGATCGAGGAGTCTGGACAGTTCCAGACGCCCATAGCGCTCACCAACTCCCATGCGGTGGGAGCCGTGCACCGGGGAATCGACCGGTGGATGGCTGAGCATCACCCCGCGGTGGCGGCACAGTGGATGCTGCCCGTGGTCGGCGAGACCTGGGACGGCTACCTGAACTCGATCAACGCGGACACCGTCCGTCCCGAGCACGCCGCGGCCGCCCTCGACGCCGCCCGCACCGGTCCGATCGCCGAAGGCAATGTGGGCGGCGGGACCGGCATGAACTGCTACGGCTTCAAGGGCGGGACGGGCACGGCCTCCCGGGTGGTCCGTTCGGGCGACGACTCCTGGACCGTGGGCGTGCTCCTGCAGGCCAACTTCGGCTCCCGGAAGGAACTGCGGGTGGCCGGGCGACGGCTCGGGCGGGACTCCCAGGCCCCCGACCCCATGACTACCACCGACTGGTTCGAGCGCGACACCGCCTCCCCGGCCCACGCGGTGGCCGGGGCCGGGAGCGTGATCGTGATCGTGGCGACGGACGCGCCGATGCTCCCGGACCAGTGCCGCGCGCTCGCCCGCCGGGTGAGCCTGGGACTGGCGCGCACGGGCACCACGGGAAGCCACTTCTCCGGCGACATCTTCCTCGCCTTCTCCACGGCCAACGAGGGCGGCCTCGGCTCGCGCATGGGCGCCGGCGGGGTGGTCATCGAACAGCTCGCCCAGGTGGCGTGGGGCAGTATGGACCCCTTCTACGAGGCCGTGGTCGAAGCCACCGAGGAGGCAGTCCTCAACGCCCTCGTCGCGGCCCGGGACATGGTCGGCCGCGCGGGCCACAGGAGCCATGCGCTCCCCCACGAAGAGGTCCGCGCGGCGTTCGCGTCGTGA
- a CDS encoding APC family permease, with product MASTPLEPPAQAGLVPGDRPRQLRRVLGLAALVMFGLSYMAPVTVFTTFGTVTQITDGHLAAAYVVALATMFFTALSYARISGVIPAAGSAYSYTTQTFGGHLGFVTGWTLMLDYLFLPMINFLLVGLYLNSAFPAVPGWVFSLVSVVVVLAFIALGVKFVGKFSGVIVAMAVAIIVVFIALAVSYLSGNPAPSVLAPFETGSGGVGPIFAGAAVLALSFLGFDAVSTLSEDARDAQRNIPRAIVITTVLGGVIFIAVAWAGGLVFPDWHAFGSLDTAGIELIEKVGGPVLSAIFIAVFVAGCIGSAMTSQVSVSRIIYAMGRDGLLPRAFGKLHPRFGTPVLAAVSVSVVSLLSLVLSLEIAATMISFGALFAFSMVNLSVVKYFIWDRKGRTPRDLLIHLVLPLIGFALTIWLWTSLAPTSFTVGVCWMVVGVIFLAVRTKGFRQAPPKLTFE from the coding sequence ATGGCATCCACCCCACTCGAACCCCCGGCACAGGCCGGCCTGGTTCCCGGCGACCGTCCCCGTCAGCTCCGCCGCGTCCTCGGCCTGGCCGCGCTGGTCATGTTCGGCCTGAGCTACATGGCCCCCGTGACCGTGTTCACGACCTTCGGAACCGTCACCCAGATCACCGACGGCCACCTGGCCGCCGCCTACGTGGTCGCCCTCGCGACCATGTTCTTCACCGCCCTCAGCTACGCCCGCATCTCCGGGGTCATCCCGGCCGCGGGCAGCGCCTACTCCTACACGACCCAGACGTTCGGCGGCCATCTCGGCTTCGTGACCGGCTGGACGCTCATGCTGGACTATCTGTTCCTGCCGATGATCAATTTCCTGCTCGTGGGTCTCTACCTGAACTCGGCGTTCCCCGCCGTGCCGGGCTGGGTGTTCTCGCTGGTGAGCGTGGTGGTCGTGCTGGCGTTCATCGCGCTGGGCGTGAAGTTCGTGGGCAAGTTCAGCGGCGTGATCGTGGCGATGGCCGTGGCGATCATCGTGGTGTTCATCGCCCTGGCCGTCTCGTACCTCTCCGGCAATCCCGCGCCCTCGGTGCTCGCCCCGTTCGAGACCGGTTCCGGCGGGGTGGGCCCGATCTTCGCCGGCGCGGCCGTGCTGGCCCTGTCCTTCCTCGGGTTCGACGCCGTCTCCACCCTCTCCGAGGACGCCCGGGACGCGCAGCGGAACATCCCGCGCGCCATCGTCATCACCACGGTGCTGGGCGGGGTCATCTTCATCGCCGTCGCCTGGGCCGGCGGCCTCGTCTTCCCCGACTGGCACGCCTTCGGCTCCCTGGACACCGCGGGCATCGAGCTGATCGAGAAGGTCGGCGGCCCCGTGCTGAGCGCGATCTTCATCGCGGTGTTCGTGGCGGGCTGCATCGGCTCGGCCATGACCAGCCAGGTGAGCGTCAGCCGCATCATCTACGCCATGGGCCGCGACGGGCTCCTGCCCCGCGCCTTCGGCAAGCTGCACCCGCGCTTCGGGACGCCCGTGCTCGCGGCCGTCTCGGTGTCCGTGGTGTCGCTGCTCTCCCTGGTCCTCTCGCTGGAGATCGCCGCGACCATGATCAGTTTCGGCGCGCTGTTCGCCTTCTCGATGGTCAACCTGTCCGTGGTGAAGTACTTCATCTGGGACCGCAAGGGCCGCACCCCGAGGGATCTGCTGATCCACCTGGTCCTGCCGCTCATCGGATTCGCCCTGACCATCTGGCTCTGGACCTCCCTCGCGCCGACGTCCTTCACGGTGGGCGTGTGCTGGATGGTGGTGGGCGTGATCTTCCTGGCCGTCCGCACGAAGGGATTCCGGCAGGCGCCCCCGAAGCTCACGTTCGAGTAG
- a CDS encoding amidohydrolase, producing the protein MVLTVFHGGVVAADPRSPGQGDGAAQGDATALAVRDGVIAAVGPDAEALLGEADHVVDLDGAFLGPAFADGHAHPLFGGMEDLGPQIRSCGSVDEIVAAVAAYAEENPDQEWIIGASYDATLAPAGLFDAAWLDEAVPDRPVVLKAWDYHTLWVNSAALRAAGIDAGTPDPDRGRIVRREDGSPLGTLQEYGALELVERVAPGYSLSRRVSALESATWTLAASGITWVQDAWAALEHLDVYLETARQGRLNTRLNLAFLAEPGRWRENLDTFVAAREAVQAVGSDLLTAQTIKFFADGIIESHTACMLSPYADSPEDTGLPNWSQDELNDALAAVDRLGFQAHIHAIGDGAIRMALDGIEETARRNGPRDRRPVLAHLQVIDPEDVPRFAELGVVANFEPLWAREDDVMNLLTIPRLGSPRSERQYPIGSLVERGVAVSFGSDWPVTCHEPVPGLATAVTRQTPDHLPAGGWLPTERVDVDAALAAYTSGVAHQAFAEDRWGSLRPGLSADLVLLSHDPRDVAQEEIQDIQVKGTWLAGRRTHTALLPAAH; encoded by the coding sequence ATGGTCCTGACAGTCTTCCACGGCGGCGTGGTCGCGGCCGATCCCCGCAGCCCCGGACAGGGCGATGGCGCAGCACAGGGCGACGCCACCGCCCTCGCGGTCCGCGACGGCGTCATCGCGGCCGTCGGCCCGGACGCCGAAGCGCTGCTCGGCGAGGCGGACCACGTCGTGGACCTGGACGGCGCCTTCCTGGGTCCCGCCTTCGCGGACGGCCACGCGCATCCGCTCTTCGGCGGGATGGAGGACCTCGGCCCCCAGATCCGTTCGTGCGGGTCCGTCGACGAGATCGTGGCCGCCGTCGCCGCATACGCGGAGGAGAATCCGGACCAGGAATGGATCATCGGCGCGAGCTACGACGCCACGCTCGCCCCGGCCGGACTCTTCGACGCCGCCTGGCTCGACGAAGCGGTGCCGGACCGGCCCGTGGTGCTCAAGGCCTGGGACTACCACACGCTGTGGGTCAACTCGGCGGCGCTGCGTGCGGCCGGGATCGACGCCGGAACCCCGGACCCGGACCGTGGCCGGATCGTCCGGCGCGAGGACGGCAGCCCTCTCGGAACCCTGCAGGAGTACGGCGCGCTGGAACTCGTGGAGCGGGTCGCTCCGGGATACTCGCTGAGCCGGCGTGTTTCCGCCCTGGAAAGCGCCACGTGGACGCTCGCCGCCTCCGGGATCACCTGGGTGCAGGACGCCTGGGCCGCCCTCGAACACCTGGACGTCTACCTCGAGACCGCGCGGCAGGGCCGGCTCAACACCCGCCTCAATCTCGCGTTCCTGGCCGAGCCCGGCCGGTGGCGGGAGAACCTGGACACCTTCGTCGCGGCACGCGAGGCCGTCCAAGCGGTCGGATCCGATCTGCTGACCGCGCAGACCATCAAGTTCTTCGCCGACGGGATCATCGAAAGCCACACCGCCTGCATGCTGAGCCCCTACGCGGACTCCCCGGAGGACACGGGCCTCCCCAACTGGAGCCAGGACGAACTGAACGACGCGCTCGCCGCCGTCGACCGTCTCGGCTTCCAGGCCCACATCCACGCGATCGGTGACGGCGCCATCCGCATGGCGCTGGACGGCATCGAGGAGACGGCGCGGCGCAACGGCCCCCGCGACCGCCGTCCCGTGCTGGCTCATCTGCAGGTCATCGACCCCGAGGACGTCCCGCGCTTCGCGGAACTGGGCGTCGTGGCCAACTTCGAGCCGCTCTGGGCCCGTGAGGACGACGTCATGAACCTCCTCACCATCCCGCGTCTCGGCAGCCCGCGCTCCGAACGCCAGTACCCCATCGGCAGCCTCGTGGAGCGGGGCGTCGCGGTGTCCTTCGGCAGCGACTGGCCCGTCACCTGCCACGAACCGGTGCCCGGACTCGCGACGGCGGTCACCCGCCAGACCCCCGACCACCTGCCCGCGGGCGGCTGGCTGCCCACCGAACGCGTCGACGTCGACGCCGCCCTCGCCGCGTACACCTCGGGCGTCGCCCATCAGGCGTTCGCCGAAGACCGCTGGGGCTCGCTGCGCCCCGGCCTGAGCGCCGACCTGGTGCTGCTCTCCCACGACCCCCGGGACGTGGCCCAGGAAGAGATCCAGGACATCCAGGTGAAAGGCACCTGGCTGGCCGGACGCCGCACCCACACCGCGCTGCTCCCCGCCGCGCACTGA
- a CDS encoding TetR/AcrR family transcriptional regulator C-terminal domain-containing protein encodes MMSTAPRRAGRPKRSVLDRDLIVRTAFDVLRRTGPEDFTMAALAGELGVKTPALYHHVGNKTEVLSSMRELITSGIDHSGFGTLPWLDATRRWARSYRTAFAAHPHAIALLATTPVTGANPTLSMYEAVTQGFLDEGWPEELVVSAIVSLESFILGSALDAVAPADIFDTGDFAEQVPVFTQALAVRERFLGREDDASYATAVADQAFDLGLDAFLAGLSASLERLRNRPGDATTAR; translated from the coding sequence ATGATGTCAACCGCGCCACGACGGGCGGGACGGCCGAAGAGAAGCGTGCTGGACCGGGACCTGATCGTCCGGACCGCCTTTGACGTGCTCCGACGCACCGGCCCCGAGGACTTCACCATGGCCGCGCTGGCCGGCGAACTCGGCGTGAAGACCCCTGCGCTGTATCACCATGTGGGCAACAAGACCGAGGTCCTGAGCTCCATGCGCGAACTCATCACGTCCGGGATCGACCACTCCGGCTTCGGAACCCTCCCCTGGCTCGATGCCACACGGCGCTGGGCCCGCTCCTACCGCACCGCCTTCGCCGCCCACCCGCACGCGATCGCCCTCCTGGCCACGACGCCCGTCACCGGCGCCAACCCCACGCTGAGCATGTACGAGGCCGTCACCCAGGGCTTCCTCGACGAAGGCTGGCCCGAGGAACTCGTGGTCAGCGCCATCGTGTCCCTGGAGAGCTTCATCCTCGGCTCGGCCCTCGACGCCGTGGCGCCCGCCGACATCTTCGACACCGGCGACTTCGCCGAACAGGTGCCCGTCTTCACGCAGGCCCTGGCCGTCCGGGAGCGCTTCCTCGGCCGGGAGGACGACGCCTCCTACGCGACCGCCGTGGCCGACCAGGCGTTCGATCTCGGTCTGGACGCCTTCCTCGCCGGCCTCTCGGCCTCGCTCGAACGGCTCCGCAACAGGCCCGGGGACGCGACCACCGCCCGGTAG
- a CDS encoding YcnI family copper-binding membrane protein, whose translation MSRILKSTLSAAGAAALLVGSAAAASAHVGVTPDKTGAGSYALLTFGIPHGCDAQPTTKVTISLPKELDDATPTVNPNWTIQKVTEKLPEPKKLETGNSITTRTKAIVYTAKTPLDPHQRDALVLSVKVPSTPDTTLYFPTLQECSTGSTDWSQIPAAGQDEESLKSPAPSFKVTAASAGGEHGGHGAATPEAAAPASSTSDDGASAARSWVGLGAGVAGLVLGGVALVRTRRAAAK comes from the coding sequence ATGTCACGCATCCTGAAGTCCACCCTGTCCGCAGCCGGCGCCGCCGCTCTCCTCGTGGGAAGCGCCGCGGCCGCGAGCGCCCACGTCGGCGTCACGCCGGACAAGACCGGAGCCGGCTCCTACGCCCTCCTGACCTTCGGCATCCCCCACGGCTGCGACGCCCAGCCCACCACGAAGGTCACGATCAGCCTTCCGAAGGAACTCGACGACGCCACTCCCACGGTGAACCCGAACTGGACCATCCAGAAGGTCACCGAGAAGCTCCCCGAGCCCAAGAAGCTCGAGACCGGCAACTCGATCACCACCCGCACCAAGGCGATCGTCTACACGGCCAAGACCCCGCTCGATCCGCACCAGCGCGACGCCCTGGTCCTGTCCGTGAAGGTGCCCAGCACCCCGGACACCACGCTCTACTTCCCCACCCTGCAGGAGTGCAGCACGGGCTCGACCGACTGGAGCCAGATCCCGGCCGCCGGCCAGGACGAGGAGTCCCTCAAGTCCCCCGCCCCGTCCTTCAAGGTCACGGCCGCTTCCGCGGGCGGTGAGCATGGCGGCCACGGCGCCGCGACCCCCGAGGCAGCCGCGCCGGCCTCCTCCACGAGCGACGACGGCGCCTCCGCCGCCCGCTCCTGGGTGGGCCTGGGTGCCGGCGTCGCGGGCCTCGTGCTGGGTGGGGTGGCGCTCGTCCGCACCCGCCGCGCCGCCGCGAAGTAG
- a CDS encoding DUF4232 domain-containing protein, which yields MSTPRKFLTSRTLPLGAAATVLVLGMAACSTPGSGSSPSPSSDSPSPTVTTPEPSATTPSSSPSATATPPPTTTTPPVAAPKPCTADSLAASLNTAGGGAAGSVYGTLTLKNTGGVTCTVTGFPKVELVPGTAAPAIGAPAEQDASVPATTVTLAPGQAAGAQLRYSQAGLHPDCVHVAAHQYRVYAPGSSDPLFIPVTVDGCSNAAVKLLTVQALKAA from the coding sequence ATGAGCACTCCGAGGAAGTTCCTGACGTCACGAACCCTCCCTCTCGGGGCCGCAGCGACGGTCCTCGTACTGGGGATGGCCGCCTGCAGCACTCCGGGAAGCGGCAGCAGCCCCTCCCCGTCCAGCGACTCGCCGTCGCCCACCGTGACGACGCCTGAACCGAGCGCCACCACGCCGTCGAGCTCCCCGTCGGCCACGGCCACTCCGCCGCCCACGACCACCACCCCGCCCGTCGCGGCGCCCAAGCCCTGCACGGCCGATTCGCTCGCCGCGTCCCTGAACACGGCAGGCGGTGGTGCGGCGGGCAGCGTCTACGGCACTCTGACGCTGAAGAACACGGGCGGCGTCACGTGCACCGTGACCGGATTCCCCAAGGTCGAGCTGGTGCCGGGCACGGCCGCTCCCGCCATCGGCGCGCCCGCCGAGCAGGACGCGTCCGTGCCGGCGACCACCGTCACCCTCGCCCCCGGCCAGGCCGCGGGCGCTCAGCTGCGGTACAGCCAGGCCGGTCTGCACCCTGACTGCGTGCACGTGGCGGCGCACCAGTACCGCGTTTACGCTCCGGGTTCGAGCGATCCGCTGTTCATCCCGGTCACGGTGGACGGCTGCTCCAATGCGGCGGTGAAGCTCCTCACCGTCCAGGCGCTCAAGGCCGCCTGA